Proteins from a genomic interval of Pithys albifrons albifrons isolate INPA30051 chromosome 15, PitAlb_v1, whole genome shotgun sequence:
- the C15H5orf15 gene encoding keratinocyte-associated transmembrane protein 2 isoform X2: MLMKNISSRSENETLSRSQNLTDSLQSLTSTRKASPTAAKASSVTAAKPPTAKGDTFPSVLPESPVSPIDASEDTKIEEEDLLTDLKDTLNSSPPMIKETLESDGDDYVPYEMTPNARYNPELLGLPEDDDSDSISNYNEEIKALNEKIKRVSVSGLEEEEEDSHFFFHLVVVAFLVAVVYVTYHNKRKIFLLVQSRRWRDGLCSRTVEYHRLDQNVNEAMPSLKITNDYVF; the protein is encoded by the exons ATgcttatgaaaaatatttcttctagaAGTGAGAATGAAACACTAAGTAGATCTCAAAACTTGACAGACAGCTTGCAGAGTCTGACCTCAACAAGAAAGGCATCCCCAACAGCAGCCAAGGCCAGCTCAGTGACTGCAGCAAAGCCACCCACAGCAAAAGGGGACACTTTCCCATCTGTGCTCCCTGAGAGTCCAGTATCTCCAATAGATGCTTCTGAAGACACTAAAATTGAGGAGGAGGATCTTCTAACAGATTTGAAAGATACACTAAATAGTTCCCCACCCATGATAAAAGAAACTCTGGAGTCAGATGGAGATGATTATGTCCCTTATGAAATGACACCAAATGCCAGGTACAACCCAGAGCTCCTGGGTCTGCCAGAGGACGACGACTCTGACTCCATCAGTAACTACAATGAGGAGATCAAGGCCCTGAATGAGAAGATCAAAAGGGTTTCTGTCTCAGGgctggaagaagaggaagaagacagCCATTTCTTCTTTCACCTGGTTGTAGTTGCCTTCTTAGTGGCTGTTGTGTATGTCACCTATCACAATAAGAGGAAG ATCTTCCTGCTGGTGCAGAGCCGGCGCTGGCGGGACGGGCTGTGCTCGCGCACCGTCGAGTACCATCGGCTGGACCAGAACGTCAACGAGGCCATGCCCTCCCTCAAGATCACCAACGACTACGTGTTCTGA
- the C15H5orf15 gene encoding keratinocyte-associated transmembrane protein 2 isoform X1: MAAGGERRAGRGLGLALLLGWALAALGQGQGPLGQGQDSRGLDPVKVEMLMKNISSRSENETLSRSQNLTDSLQSLTSTRKASPTAAKASSVTAAKPPTAKGDTFPSVLPESPVSPIDASEDTKIEEEDLLTDLKDTLNSSPPMIKETLESDGDDYVPYEMTPNARYNPELLGLPEDDDSDSISNYNEEIKALNEKIKRVSVSGLEEEEEDSHFFFHLVVVAFLVAVVYVTYHNKRKIFLLVQSRRWRDGLCSRTVEYHRLDQNVNEAMPSLKITNDYVF; the protein is encoded by the exons atggcggcgggcGGCGAGCGGCGGGCGGGCCGCGGGCTGGGGCTGGCGCTGCTGCTCGGCTGGGCCCTGGCGGCCCtcgggcaggggcagggccccCTCGGGCAGGGGCAGGACTCCCGCGGGCTGG ATCCTGTGAAAGTGGAGATgcttatgaaaaatatttcttctagaAGTGAGAATGAAACACTAAGTAGATCTCAAAACTTGACAGACAGCTTGCAGAGTCTGACCTCAACAAGAAAGGCATCCCCAACAGCAGCCAAGGCCAGCTCAGTGACTGCAGCAAAGCCACCCACAGCAAAAGGGGACACTTTCCCATCTGTGCTCCCTGAGAGTCCAGTATCTCCAATAGATGCTTCTGAAGACACTAAAATTGAGGAGGAGGATCTTCTAACAGATTTGAAAGATACACTAAATAGTTCCCCACCCATGATAAAAGAAACTCTGGAGTCAGATGGAGATGATTATGTCCCTTATGAAATGACACCAAATGCCAGGTACAACCCAGAGCTCCTGGGTCTGCCAGAGGACGACGACTCTGACTCCATCAGTAACTACAATGAGGAGATCAAGGCCCTGAATGAGAAGATCAAAAGGGTTTCTGTCTCAGGgctggaagaagaggaagaagacagCCATTTCTTCTTTCACCTGGTTGTAGTTGCCTTCTTAGTGGCTGTTGTGTATGTCACCTATCACAATAAGAGGAAG ATCTTCCTGCTGGTGCAGAGCCGGCGCTGGCGGGACGGGCTGTGCTCGCGCACCGTCGAGTACCATCGGCTGGACCAGAACGTCAACGAGGCCATGCCCTCCCTCAAGATCACCAACGACTACGTGTTCTGA